ATAACTTGTGGAGTTCAACACTGCACGAAGTGGTCATCCAGATACCTAACACACATCAGTCCACTGAcgtctcccacccccatccccgcgGAGTTACTTTTTTGGTCATGGCATACCTTTGGCatgggtttgtttttttcttttgaaaccaCGAAAACTCTTGATTTCGTGTAACATGCTTAATTCTGGTTTGGAGAAGAAAACGGCTCTTAGCTGTATGACTCTGCGCTAGTCACTTAACTTGGCTGTACTCGGTTTCTGCATCTGAAATGGGCTATTAAAAAGTACCTATTCATAGTTTCAGGATAATTAAATGAGTTTGTTTGTAAAACAGTTCCTGGCAAATAGTAAACACCACATAAacgttaaataaaatacaaacatgCCAGTTGGGGAGACCCAGTGAGGTAAGGAGTCAGGAAATTCCAAGTTCATTTTCAAAACTCTTCACTCAGGGGGCTTTAACCTAGGTGCCCCTCTTGTCTACTACGCCTCCTGCCATCTCTGCCGTTGTCAATATCCCCAGGGAATGAATAGAAATAAAGCTCCTATCGCACCTGTTAGTCATTTCCCCCTCCTCTAGAAGGCCCATAATCTCCTAACATGTCATCCTCTCCTCAGAAGTGATTAAGGGGCCGGGTTCCTAAGAAGATTAAAGGAGCAGTTTGTAGGGTGCACTAGGCAAGGGTACTCTAATTCTGAGTTTGCCCACCTTGTACTCCAAGAATCACCACCATGGCCCTTGTACCACAGAGGAGCGAGGAAGATGGCCCTTGGCCTAGAGATAGCTCAGACTCCGAGGACCCAGAAAGTCCCATGTTGACCAATCCCCTCtggaaggagagaggggagatTGCCAGGGTTGAAGGTAACCAGGACATTCAGGTTAGTATCTCCCTACTCTGCCCTGCTGTTTGTCTTGTTCTCTAACTTAGTCCAAGCCCCCTGTTGCCTGGTACAGGTTGTCTTTCAGAAGCCCTGCCTGCCTTCCATTGTGGTGGAAGCCTCTGAAGTGAGCAAAGAGACTGAGATGCCCCAGTGGCCGCAGGAGGAGCTGCTGCTGCTCACTGAtggtgaggaagaggaggaggccaAGGTCTTGTTCCAGGACCAAAGTGAAGAGCCAGGTGAGGAAGGTGGCTGGTGCAATGGGGCCACTGTGACCTAAATGTTCCCAGCAGGGCCAGGACAGAAAACTCAGTTGTGTTCCCTGCATTCAGCATGGCAGGGAAATTTCTAGAGGTAGGAGAGAAGAGTCAAGGCTGTTGGCAAAGTTGAACGTTAGGTCATTTGGATATCAGCAAGGGTGACAaagtatttacattatttttcttgtgGCAAAAAGATAAAATTACCCCCAAATCCCACTACTCAGAGATAGTTAATATTTTGGAggtcttttctttgatttttttccatgtcTGTATACTAATAGGGAAGCTAAgggtttgggtttttttggttttttttttttttcttttttgagcagTCACTATGCGCCAGGCACTGTGATAAACACTTTTACCTCATGATTCTCAGAGCAACGCAGTGAGGAAGCTAAATTGCCccttataaataaggaaactgagtatGTGAAGTTAAGACTTTTTATCAATTCATAGCTGCTGTAttgtttttataaacaaaaaacGGTAACAAATTTGTCCTATCATTTTTGACAAAAACTCAGTAATACATCACGAGTAGTTTTAATTGGCTCTATAACTCCCCttatcccccacccctcccaggctGGGCTTGGAGTCCATTGGACCCTAGATCACCCCTAAAAACCTTTAACCCGGGACTCGGCTGGCGGCAGGAGCAGGAAGAACAAGATGCCTCCTGGATTCCTGAGGACAAGGAGTGTCTCGAAGATTCCAACCCTTGTCCTCTCAGGGACCTGGCAGCAGGCTCCGAAGTCTACTGCATTGTGGAATATCCCCATCTCCTGCCTAGCAGTGGCTTTGAGGGTGAGTATTGTTctcaagagagaaaaacaaggcTTAGAGGGTAGCCACTGGGCCACACGTCATTGCTGGGATTTGGATTAAAAATTCCCATCTGTTGCTTTTTTGAGATCTAGTTAGTTGGGGGAAAGGGATGATCCACTTACATTTTCTGAATTCAGCACTCATCTTGTGCTGGGCACtgctaaatgttttacatatCTCACTGTAAGCCCCATGACTCTTGGTATCattcccactttgcagatgagtaaactgagtcACAGAAACATTCAATAAGTGCATACCCAGTAGTAAATATGGAAGCCTAGCCATCACACTCTCATTTCCTAGCCATCTGTTTTGCAAATACAAAGCTCTCCAACCCTCTCCTGACCCAGCAGAAACAAGTCAGCAAGAAGTGTCTTTAATGAGAGCCGTGAACCAAGTAAGCAAAGTATGTGAGACCTCTGAAAGGACCTAGCTCCTGCACAGTCACAGGCCGGCCCTGGGACCCCTGCTCCAGACAGGGCAGCCGCACATCAGGGTCCTCGTCTGAGAACTGAATTAGGGTCCCCTGGGGGCTCAGGACTCTCAGGCATTCAGACAGCAGCTGGTAAGCCCCAGACAGACCACCTCGGGCAACAGCGTCCCAAGTGCCCTTGTCCAGCACCAGCTGGAAGGCGCCTGAGGAAGCCACTGGCCCGAGGTTCAGGGCATCAGCCTGCAGGAACTTGAGGCTGGAGGCAGGATGGGCACCTAGCAGGGGTGCCTGGTCTTGACCACCCTCCAGGAGGCTGTTCATGTGTGCCACAGCCACAGGAGAGAAGTCCACCCCCAGCACTTCCACGGGGTGCGGGCATTTAGTGTAGAGGTCTGCACACAGGTTCGAGATCCCACAACCCACGTCCAGCACCCGGAGCGGGCAGGCGACCCGTGCCTGTTGCAGCAGCGGCAGTAGGAGCCCTTTGGCTTCCTCGTATCCAAAAAACCAATCGAAGGTGGTAACGTTACCCAGACGGGGCTGGGCGTGTAGCTGATCCCAGAGGCGGCGGTCGGCCAGGCAGTTTCCGGCCAGGGAGCCTGTGGACACGGATGGAGGGCATCTGTCACCTAATGCCCGAGTTCAATGGCGCCATTTCCAGAAAGACACTCCCGGGTCGCTAGGGACCCACCttgcgcccccccccccaccattttATTCGCCCTTCCTACCCGCAAAGGCGCGACATGTCCCCGCCTTCAGGGTTGCCACGTGTAGGGGTAAACGCAGCGCGGCCATCGGAGGTCCCAGCAAGGTCGGCCAGGTACCCTCTGCGAGCCGCCGCCCGAAATTGAGTGGGAGAAAGGCAAGGGCCTGAGGTCTGAGGGAAGATCTGCAAGTTCCGAGTCGCGCAAGGACGCGTAGCTTTCCCGAACTCTGCAACGTCGCAAGAAAGAACGCGGACACAGACTCACACGCACAGTCTTTAATGATTGTTACGGGAAATAGAAGACGAGTATGTAACTTCCACTCTCAAGGCGCAGTCCAGAGACCTGAAATCAGAGGAGAAACCGTAAGCACCCAGGGGAAGAGCCCGGTGGGCCCTCGGGTCTGCCCTGCTTTTCGGAGCCTTGTCCCGGCGACTGAGGATAGAACCGACAGACCGGAAGCCGCCGGCACCGAAGACATGACGCCAAGGGGGCCGGAgccctctccctctgcctccgTACATAACGGGGACCGGGACCGCACGCCCGATCCCCGCCAAGAAAAGGAGGGTCCCCAAGGTCCCGCCCGGAGCCCGCGACCAATCTCAGGACACCACAAGCACAACCGAAACTTACCCGTAGCCGCCCGCGAAAGAAGGGGAAGTTGGCGGAGCTCCTTTATATAATCTCTTGGGTCCCGCCCCCGAGCTGCCATTGGTCCACGGAGGGCAGGGGCGGGGCCGCGCAGATCGCGTAGAAGAGCGGAAACCAGGACCCCGCGCCGAGGTCGCGACGCTACCATGGGGGCTCCGGGTGGGAAGGTCAACCGGCCTCGCACGGTGACTGCTTGGGGGCCCCGACTCTACTTCCTCAAACGTCCCCAGCCCTGACTGCCTGCCTTCCAGCAAGCCCGGGGCTGCTTGCG
This genomic stretch from Choloepus didactylus isolate mChoDid1 chromosome 6, mChoDid1.pri, whole genome shotgun sequence harbors:
- the LBHD1 gene encoding LBH domain-containing protein 1; the protein is MALVPQRSEEDGPWPRDSSDSEDPESPMLTNPLWKERGEIARVEGNQDIQVVFQKPCLPSIVVEASEVSKETEMPQWPQEELLLLTDGEEEEEAKVLFQDQSEEPGWAWSPLDPRSPLKTFNPGLGWRQEQEEQDASWIPEDKECLEDSNPCPLRDLAAGSEVYCIVEYPHLLPSSGFEGAEEEAVQATAGFEPGAATEAPGGRSCDRRRADHAAPPQKAGVQFSCQHYFVREEAQETPPADPACPEGEGSHGCGSSPKASQD
- the CSKMT gene encoding citrate synthase-lysine N-methyltransferase CSKMT, mitochondrial — protein: MAALRLPLHVATLKAGTCRAFAGSLAGNCLADRRLWDQLHAQPRLGNVTTFDWFFGYEEAKGLLLPLLQQARVACPLRVLDVGCGISNLCADLYTKCPHPVEVLGVDFSPVAVAHMNSLLEGGQDQAPLLGAHPASSLKFLQADALNLGPVASSGAFQLVLDKGTWDAVARGGLSGAYQLLSECLRVLSPQGTLIQFSDEDPDVRLPCLEQGSQGRPVTVQELGPFRGLTYFAYLVHGSH